Proteins encoded within one genomic window of Gimesia chilikensis:
- a CDS encoding phospholipid scramblase-related protein, with protein MHDVLNRNLYLVKEHVGMFKAANNFDIYDPETGEMILECRENNLGTFTKMLRFTDYKRMTPFDIQIRTPSGEQVIRISRGVSLFLSTVAVFDKNDTYIGGFKEKFFSIGGAFHVLGPDDSPLCELKGKWTGWNFHFMKDGVDFAHVSKKWSGMGKELFTSADNYVLEMFDTIPQDNPLRQLIMAAVMCIDMVLKE; from the coding sequence ATGCACGACGTATTGAATCGCAATTTGTATCTCGTCAAAGAACACGTGGGTATGTTCAAGGCGGCCAACAACTTTGATATATACGACCCGGAAACGGGTGAAATGATTCTGGAATGCCGCGAGAATAATCTGGGGACCTTCACAAAGATGCTCCGCTTCACAGACTATAAGCGGATGACGCCTTTCGATATTCAAATCCGCACGCCGTCGGGTGAGCAAGTCATTCGTATCTCGCGCGGAGTTTCACTCTTTCTATCCACCGTCGCCGTATTCGACAAAAACGACACGTACATCGGCGGCTTCAAAGAAAAGTTTTTCTCAATCGGCGGTGCATTTCATGTTTTAGGGCCGGATGACAGCCCCTTATGTGAGCTAAAAGGGAAATGGACCGGCTGGAACTTTCACTTTATGAAAGATGGCGTCGACTTCGCGCACGTCTCGAAAAAGTGGTCTGGGATGGGAAAGGAACTCTTCACCAGTGCCGACAACTATGTACTGGAAATGTTTGACACGATACCGCAGGACAATCCACTGCGGCAATTGATTATGGCTGCGGTAATGTGTATCGACATGGTGCTGAAAGAGTAG
- a CDS encoding DUF1501 domain-containing protein: MNLKQQQLQAVTRRHFLAQGSTGIGSIALGAMLAENNCAAANKPEQPEAPPFRLPAKAKHVIFLHMAGSPPQQELFDYKPELVKRNMQPCPDSFLKGRGFAFIKGHPKMLGTPYKFKQYGEGGTWMSELLPNFQKVADDVAVIKSMHTDQFNHAPAQLFLYTGAPRFGGASMGSWITYGLGSENKNLPGFMVLLSGGSDPSGGKSLWGSGFLPSVYQGVQCRTSGDPILYVSNPKGINREVRRRSLDALKKLNEFELKQFGNPETLTRINQYELAFRMQMSVPEAVDLTSETKATHELYGTTGGAPSFANNCLLARRMVERGVRFIQLFDYGWDMHGTSKGNDLITAVPNKAKDIDRPLYALITDLKQRGLLDETLIVWSGEFGRTSMNEARNGSTFLGRDHHPHCYTIWMAGGGIKGGVSYGETDELGYFVAEKKASVRDLQSTILHLTGLDARKLKVPYQGLDQRLIGPADEDHLLEGVLA, encoded by the coding sequence ATGAATTTGAAACAACAGCAACTGCAGGCGGTGACCCGCCGCCACTTTCTCGCCCAGGGGTCAACCGGCATCGGTTCGATCGCTCTGGGAGCGATGCTCGCGGAGAACAACTGTGCCGCCGCCAATAAACCGGAGCAGCCGGAAGCGCCGCCGTTCCGTCTGCCCGCGAAAGCGAAGCACGTGATCTTCCTGCACATGGCCGGTTCGCCTCCGCAGCAGGAACTGTTTGACTATAAACCGGAGCTGGTCAAACGCAACATGCAGCCCTGCCCCGATTCGTTCCTGAAGGGTCGCGGCTTCGCGTTCATCAAGGGACATCCCAAGATGCTGGGGACGCCCTACAAATTCAAACAGTACGGCGAAGGTGGCACCTGGATGAGCGAGCTGCTGCCGAACTTCCAGAAGGTCGCCGACGACGTGGCCGTCATCAAGTCGATGCACACCGATCAGTTCAACCACGCGCCCGCCCAGCTGTTCCTGTATACCGGTGCCCCCCGATTCGGCGGGGCCTCGATGGGGTCGTGGATCACCTACGGTCTCGGTTCGGAAAACAAAAACCTGCCCGGGTTCATGGTGCTGCTCAGCGGCGGCAGCGATCCAAGTGGGGGGAAGAGCCTGTGGGGGAGCGGCTTTCTGCCGTCCGTCTACCAGGGGGTGCAGTGCCGGACCAGCGGCGACCCGATTCTGTATGTCTCAAACCCGAAAGGGATCAACCGGGAGGTCCGCCGGCGAAGCCTGGATGCGCTGAAGAAGCTGAATGAATTCGAGCTCAAGCAGTTCGGCAACCCGGAAACGCTGACCCGCATCAACCAGTACGAGCTCGCGTTCCGCATGCAGATGTCGGTTCCCGAAGCCGTCGATCTGACCAGCGAAACCAAAGCGACGCACGAACTCTACGGCACAACCGGCGGTGCGCCTTCGTTCGCGAACAACTGCCTGCTGGCCCGCCGGATGGTGGAACGGGGCGTGCGGTTCATCCAGCTGTTCGACTACGGCTGGGACATGCACGGCACGAGCAAGGGGAACGACCTGATCACCGCGGTGCCGAACAAGGCCAAAGACATCGACCGCCCGCTGTACGCGTTGATTACCGACCTCAAACAGCGGGGCCTGCTCGATGAAACGCTGATCGTCTGGAGCGGTGAATTCGGCCGCACCTCGATGAACGAAGCCCGCAACGGTTCCACCTTCCTGGGCCGCGACCACCACCCGCACTGCTACACCATCTGGATGGCCGGCGGCGGCATCAAAGGCGGCGTCTCCTACGGCGAAACCGACGAACTCGGCTACTTCGTCGCCGAAAAGAAAGCCAGCGTCCGCGATCTGCAGTCAACAATCCTGCATCTGACCGGCCTGGACGCCCGCAAGCTGAAGGTGCCGTACCAGGGGTTAGACCAAAGGCTGATCGGCCCGGCGGATGAGGATCACTTGCTGGAAGGGGTGCTGGCTTGA
- a CDS encoding DUF1501 domain-containing protein: MAAELGYFVTEKKASVRDLQSTILHLTGLDARQLKVPYQGLDQRLIGPADEDHLLEGVLA, translated from the coding sequence TTGGCTGCCGAACTGGGCTACTTCGTCACCGAAAAGAAAGCCAGCGTGCGGGATCTGCAGTCAACGATTCTGCATCTGACGGGGTTGGACGCCCGGCAACTGAAGGTGCCGTACCAGGGGTTGGACCAGCGGTTGATCGGCCCGGCGGATGAGGATCATTTGCTGGAGGGGGTATTAGCTTGA
- a CDS encoding DUF1553 domain-containing protein, which produces MWNLYLRTISLAGILLLSAHAASAAPPADPSSQTNTPEIDFNRDIRPILSKNCFHCHGPDPETREAGLRLDERASAVMKLESDAHAIVPEDAAKSELFKRITSEDEYAVMPPPDVGEKLTDAQIAKIKAWIEQGAPYARHWSFIPPQRPALPAVKQQDWPANAIDRFILAKLEQAGLKPSPAADRYTLIRRLSFDLRGLPPTLAEVEQFVNDKSPDAYEKLVDRFLSDPAYGERWARKWLDLARYADSKGYGSDPLRMEIWRYRDWVINAFNQNMPFDQFTLEQLAGDMLPNPTLEQKVATAFHRNTMTNTEGGTDDEEFRVAAVRDRVDTTIQVWMGLTMGCAKCHTHKYDPITQKEYYQLYAIFNQTADNDQPTDAPTIAAPTSEMLQQTKRIEAEIATLNQKLNTPTKELAAAQQKWESTLHAKPDWQTLKPTSVTSTAKTTKFAIQDDGSILATGPAAKESYTIETEIDAPAFKALRLEVLPDKSLAASGPGRAKDGNFVLSNIKVEMQPVKGENKDAPAQGQFLRIEHQGKAKQFLSLAEVQVFQGNKNIAGQGVATQSSTGYSAPAKLAIDGNTDGHFFNAKSTTHTNQEVQPWWELDLKSETPVERIQIWNRTDGSGDRLANFKVSLLDKDRKVVWQTIVAKAPNPSTTLSVSDRRVIPLKRALASHSQSGFPVSATLDPKSGSKTGWGIAPQFGKENSAYFFPDHGTAQPTGKQRLIVTLSHNYKDPQYALGHFRLSFTNDSQLEPRLKVPDDILAIVDTLSEARTPAQRDKLAAYYRGVAPLLKPTRDEIAKLQKAKPKYPQLPIMEELPADKQRETHIMVRGSFLQPGDLVEPALLSSFNPAPKETPNNRIAVAKWLTDPANPLTARVAVNRYWSQLFGAGLVVTEEDFGTQGELPSHPQLLDWLATEFVENGWDMKALLKTIVMSNTYRQSSTTEPIHIQKDPKNRLLSRGPRFRLSAEMIRDQALAVSGLLTKQVGGPSVYPVQPEGIWRAAFNGQRTWATSKDKDRYRRGLYTFWRRTVPYPSMATFDAPSREICTIRRINTNTPLQAMITMNDPVFIEISQALARRLYEEGGTTTESRIKYGLQLCLLRPPQPEQVQPLLELYESEKAYYAAHPEEAKQLLENPLHPLPEKYNPAELAAWTVIANVLLNMDGVLTKG; this is translated from the coding sequence GGAATCTCTACCTGAGAACCATTTCTCTGGCAGGAATCCTCTTGCTCAGCGCGCACGCTGCGAGTGCCGCTCCCCCTGCGGATCCATCCTCGCAGACCAACACACCCGAGATCGATTTCAATCGGGATATCCGACCGATCCTCTCCAAGAACTGCTTCCACTGTCACGGTCCCGATCCTGAAACCCGCGAAGCCGGACTGCGTCTGGATGAACGCGCTTCCGCCGTCATGAAACTCGAAAGCGACGCCCATGCGATCGTCCCCGAAGACGCCGCGAAAAGCGAACTCTTCAAGCGGATCACCTCCGAAGACGAATACGCGGTCATGCCGCCCCCCGATGTGGGTGAGAAACTGACCGACGCCCAGATCGCGAAGATCAAAGCCTGGATCGAACAGGGGGCCCCTTATGCCCGGCACTGGTCGTTCATTCCACCTCAGCGTCCTGCGCTTCCCGCGGTCAAACAGCAGGACTGGCCCGCGAATGCCATTGATCGCTTCATCCTCGCGAAGCTGGAACAAGCGGGACTCAAACCGAGCCCCGCAGCCGACCGCTACACACTGATTCGTCGCCTGAGCTTCGACCTGCGGGGGCTGCCTCCGACGCTGGCCGAAGTCGAACAGTTCGTGAATGACAAATCGCCCGATGCCTACGAGAAACTGGTCGACCGCTTTTTAAGCGATCCTGCCTACGGCGAACGCTGGGCCCGCAAGTGGCTCGACCTGGCCCGCTACGCCGACTCGAAAGGCTACGGCTCCGATCCGCTGCGAATGGAGATCTGGCGCTACCGGGACTGGGTCATCAATGCCTTTAATCAGAACATGCCCTTCGATCAGTTCACCCTCGAACAGCTGGCCGGCGACATGCTCCCCAATCCGACACTCGAACAGAAAGTCGCGACCGCCTTCCATCGGAATACCATGACCAACACCGAAGGGGGCACCGACGACGAAGAATTCCGCGTCGCCGCCGTGCGGGACCGCGTCGATACCACGATCCAGGTCTGGATGGGGCTCACCATGGGTTGTGCGAAATGTCACACGCACAAATACGATCCCATCACGCAGAAGGAATACTATCAGCTCTACGCGATCTTCAATCAGACTGCAGACAACGATCAGCCAACCGATGCCCCGACGATTGCCGCTCCCACATCGGAGATGTTGCAACAGACCAAACGCATCGAAGCCGAAATCGCAACGCTCAACCAGAAACTGAATACCCCCACCAAAGAACTCGCAGCGGCACAACAGAAGTGGGAAAGCACGCTGCACGCTAAGCCTGACTGGCAGACATTGAAACCGACCAGCGTGACTTCAACAGCAAAGACCACTAAGTTTGCGATTCAGGATGACGGTTCGATTCTGGCCACGGGGCCCGCGGCGAAAGAAAGCTACACCATCGAAACCGAGATCGATGCCCCCGCCTTCAAAGCGCTGCGGCTCGAAGTTCTGCCGGATAAAAGTCTCGCGGCCAGCGGTCCCGGACGGGCCAAAGACGGGAACTTCGTCCTCTCAAATATCAAAGTCGAAATGCAGCCGGTCAAAGGCGAAAACAAAGATGCCCCCGCCCAGGGTCAATTCCTGCGGATCGAACACCAGGGAAAAGCGAAACAGTTTCTCTCGCTGGCCGAGGTACAGGTCTTCCAGGGAAATAAGAACATCGCCGGCCAGGGAGTCGCCACACAGTCGAGCACCGGCTACTCCGCGCCCGCAAAGCTCGCCATCGATGGCAACACCGACGGTCACTTCTTCAACGCGAAGTCCACGACGCACACGAACCAGGAAGTCCAACCCTGGTGGGAGCTCGACCTCAAGTCAGAGACGCCCGTCGAACGCATTCAGATCTGGAACCGCACCGATGGTTCGGGCGATCGGCTGGCGAACTTCAAAGTCAGCCTGCTCGATAAGGATCGCAAGGTGGTCTGGCAGACGATCGTCGCGAAAGCTCCGAATCCCAGTACCACACTGTCCGTTTCGGATCGGCGGGTGATTCCTCTCAAGCGGGCCCTCGCTTCTCACTCGCAGTCCGGCTTCCCCGTGAGTGCAACGCTGGATCCCAAGAGCGGCAGCAAAACCGGCTGGGGCATCGCGCCTCAGTTTGGTAAGGAAAACAGTGCCTACTTCTTTCCTGATCACGGAACCGCGCAGCCGACAGGCAAACAGCGACTGATCGTCACGCTGTCACACAATTACAAAGATCCCCAGTACGCCCTGGGACACTTCCGGCTGTCGTTCACAAATGATTCCCAGCTCGAGCCCCGGCTCAAGGTGCCCGATGACATTCTGGCGATTGTCGATACCCTCTCCGAAGCCCGCACGCCGGCCCAGCGCGACAAGCTGGCCGCGTATTATCGCGGCGTCGCACCACTGCTCAAACCGACGCGGGACGAGATCGCCAAACTGCAGAAGGCGAAACCGAAATATCCACAGCTGCCCATCATGGAAGAGCTGCCGGCCGACAAGCAGCGGGAAACGCACATCATGGTGCGGGGCAGCTTCCTGCAGCCGGGCGACCTGGTCGAACCAGCGCTGCTGAGTTCGTTCAACCCGGCTCCGAAAGAGACGCCTAACAACCGCATCGCAGTCGCGAAGTGGCTCACCGATCCAGCCAACCCGCTGACCGCGCGGGTCGCCGTGAACCGTTACTGGTCACAGCTGTTTGGGGCGGGACTGGTCGTGACCGAAGAAGACTTCGGCACCCAGGGCGAGCTCCCCAGTCATCCGCAACTGCTGGACTGGCTGGCCACCGAATTCGTTGAGAACGGCTGGGACATGAAAGCCCTGCTGAAGACCATCGTGATGTCGAACACCTATCGGCAGTCTTCGACGACAGAGCCGATTCACATTCAGAAAGATCCCAAGAACCGGCTGCTCTCCCGCGGACCGCGGTTCCGTCTGTCGGCGGAGATGATTCGCGACCAGGCACTGGCCGTCAGTGGTCTGCTGACGAAGCAGGTCGGCGGGCCGTCCGTCTACCCGGTGCAACCCGAGGGCATCTGGCGGGCTGCGTTCAACGGTCAGCGGACCTGGGCCACCAGCAAAGACAAGGATCGCTACCGCCGGGGGCTGTATACCTTCTGGCGGCGTACGGTCCCCTACCCTTCGATGGCAACCTTCGATGCGCCCAGCCGGGAGATCTGTACGATCCGCCGCATCAACACCAATACGCCGCTGCAGGCGATGATTACGATGAACGATCCCGTCTTTATCGAAATCTCGCAGGCCCTGGCTCGACGACTGTATGAAGAAGGGGGAACGACAACGGAGTCCCGCATCAAGTATGGACTCCAGCTCTGCCTGCTCCGTCCGCCGCAACCCGAGCAGGTGCAGCCGCTGCTCGAACTTTATGAATCTGAAAAGGCCTACTATGCAGCCCATCCCGAGGAAGCGAAACAGCTCCTGGAGAACCCGCTGCACCCCCTGCCTGAAAAATACAACCCCGCAGAACTCGCAGCCTGGACCGTGATCGCCAACGTGCTGCTCAACATGGATGGCGTTCTCACGAAAGGATAG